One segment of Pseudomonas sp. FP2196 DNA contains the following:
- a CDS encoding response regulator transcription factor, whose protein sequence is MNSVFIVDDHPVIRLAVRMLLEHEGYKVVGETDNGVDAMQMVRECMPDLIILDISIPKLDGLEVLARFNAMSSPLKTLVLTAQCPTLFGIRCMQSGASGYVCKQEDLSELVSAIKAVLSGYNYFPSQALNPVRSDDIRYAELELFKSVNDRELMVLQLFAQGRTNKEIAKGMFLSNKTVSTYKKRLMQKLKARSLVELIEMAKRNALV, encoded by the coding sequence ATGAACTCCGTTTTTATTGTTGACGATCACCCGGTCATCCGTCTCGCCGTTCGCATGCTGTTGGAACATGAAGGTTATAAGGTCGTCGGTGAAACCGATAACGGGGTCGATGCCATGCAGATGGTGCGCGAGTGCATGCCAGACCTGATCATTCTCGACATCAGTATCCCCAAGCTCGACGGCCTGGAAGTGCTGGCCCGCTTCAACGCCATGAGTTCACCATTGAAGACCCTGGTACTGACCGCCCAGTGTCCGACTTTATTCGGTATTCGCTGCATGCAGTCCGGCGCGTCAGGATATGTCTGTAAACAAGAAGACTTGAGCGAACTGGTCAGCGCGATAAAGGCAGTACTTTCCGGTTACAACTATTTCCCCAGCCAGGCGCTGAATCCGGTGCGCAGCGACGACATTCGTTACGCAGAACTGGAACTATTCAAATCCGTCAATGATCGGGAGTTGATGGTATTGCAGCTATTTGCTCAGGGCCGTACCAACAAGGAAATAGCCAAGGGCATGTTCCTCAGCAATAAAACCGTCAGCACCTACAAAAAACGCCTGATGCAAAAACTAAAAGCCAGATCACTTGTAGAACTTATCGAGATGGCCAAACGTAACGCACTCGTGTGA
- a CDS encoding transporter substrate-binding domain-containing protein, whose product MPSRLKDYLIALCAGLYLSANVFAMPGASADYVLLSRSASESVPVALEQSQRQWLHERSELILGTSAPDYPPFDMTVSGKEYEGLTADYAGILSQATGLPIRVQRFPSRDAAIRALVDGQVDLLGTANGFEASNASLALSTPYAIDQPVLVTREGETRSLSEGLAGLRLSMVYHYLPLPEVKALYPKALITCYPSYQNAINAVAFDQADVFLGDTISTHYMINKGYLNNVRMANFGKQEAQGFGFAVRQNNPHLLGIIDTVLKAVPSNERDNIAKRWSAGSDLLLTDQKMQLTQREEAWLKQHPVVRVVVNEAFAPLTFFDNDGNFRGISADLLELIRLRTGLRFEIRRSRNDADMIKQLDSHQADLIAALLPTAEREKALNFSRPYLENSYVLLTRKSADGPTNLGQLKGKPLAIAQGNPMVEYLRREFPLIRLIETADTFSAVSLLAEGHVDGAVNSLVIANYFISSRIFDHPLQITTTIGTGQAAFSLATARDNKELASIIDKALLSIAPEELGVINGRWRGYATASQNIWHNYQRLFYQMITAACMVLLLLLAWNAYMRHQIKQRQAAERALNDQFEFMRSLVNGTPHPIYVRDRQGLLQSCNDSYLEAFNAKREDVIGKSVMQGTLSNAFEAQAFQADYQRVVAEGTPLVLDRPLHIGNRRLTIYHWILPYRDSSGDVKGIIGGWIDISERRQLFEDLRAAKEQADEANRAKSTFLATMSHEIRTPMNAVIGMLELTLRRMDTQHPDRSSIDTAYHSAKDLLGLIGDILDIARIESGRLSLCPERVNLVDMVASVARIFDGLARQKNLALQVIVNPPDLAVDVDLDPLRFKQVLSNLVSNAIKFTEHGHVRITLDLMNTEMPARALMQLTVQDSGVGISAEDQQRLFEPFAQAENSHQQARSGAGLGLVISRNLCEMMGGQLQLSSQPGIGTQVCVSLPLETLPVQVSATRNETALKTSLTPLRVLVVDDHPANRLLMCQQLEFLGHHFSLAENGRSGLERWMEGGFDLVIVDCNMPLMNGYELTRAIRQQELQNRWSPCTVLGFTANAQPEEIQRCKQAGMDDCLFKPLSLSLLSQWVDGITPVSQPAAFNLQSLNLLTGGNPAQARRLLVELLKSSRLDRQELLALSPQQDRGALAVVAHKIKGAARIAQATQVIECCNALEQACAQALPTDEIARLCEASNRAMLELEQALQQQLALSDQSTMSLP is encoded by the coding sequence ATGCCCAGTCGTTTAAAGGACTATTTAATTGCGTTGTGCGCCGGTCTGTACTTGAGCGCCAACGTGTTCGCCATGCCTGGCGCTTCAGCGGACTATGTCTTGCTCAGCCGGTCGGCAAGCGAGTCGGTTCCGGTCGCGCTCGAACAGTCCCAACGGCAGTGGCTGCATGAACGCAGCGAACTGATACTCGGCACTTCCGCGCCCGACTACCCACCCTTTGACATGACCGTCAGCGGAAAGGAGTACGAAGGTTTGACGGCTGACTACGCCGGAATCCTCAGTCAGGCCACCGGTTTGCCAATCCGGGTGCAGCGCTTCCCCTCCCGGGATGCTGCGATTCGCGCGCTGGTCGACGGCCAGGTCGACCTGCTCGGCACAGCCAACGGCTTCGAGGCGAGCAACGCCAGCCTCGCGCTTTCCACCCCCTATGCCATTGATCAGCCTGTACTCGTCACCCGCGAGGGCGAAACCCGCTCACTGAGCGAAGGCCTGGCGGGGCTGCGACTGAGCATGGTCTATCACTATCTGCCGTTGCCCGAGGTCAAGGCGCTGTATCCAAAAGCGCTGATTACCTGTTATCCCTCCTACCAGAATGCAATCAACGCCGTGGCATTCGATCAGGCCGACGTGTTTCTCGGCGATACCATTTCCACGCACTACATGATCAACAAGGGCTACCTCAACAACGTGCGCATGGCCAATTTCGGCAAACAGGAAGCCCAGGGATTCGGCTTCGCCGTACGCCAAAACAATCCGCACCTGTTGGGCATCATCGACACCGTACTCAAAGCGGTGCCAAGCAACGAACGCGACAACATCGCCAAACGCTGGAGTGCCGGCAGCGACCTGTTGCTCACCGATCAGAAAATGCAACTGACCCAGCGCGAAGAGGCATGGCTCAAACAGCACCCTGTCGTGAGGGTGGTGGTCAATGAGGCGTTTGCGCCGCTGACCTTCTTCGACAATGATGGAAATTTCCGCGGCATCAGCGCTGACTTGCTCGAACTGATCCGATTACGCACCGGCCTGCGTTTCGAGATCCGCCGCAGTCGCAACGACGCGGACATGATCAAGCAACTCGACAGCCATCAAGCCGATCTGATTGCAGCACTGCTGCCGACCGCCGAACGCGAAAAAGCCCTGAACTTCAGTCGCCCTTACCTGGAAAATTCCTATGTCTTGCTAACCCGCAAGAGCGCCGACGGCCCAACCAATCTGGGCCAACTCAAAGGCAAGCCGCTGGCTATCGCCCAAGGCAACCCGATGGTCGAGTACCTGCGCCGAGAGTTTCCACTCATTCGTTTGATCGAAACGGCCGATACCTTCAGCGCCGTCTCGTTACTTGCCGAGGGGCATGTCGACGGCGCGGTGAACTCGCTGGTGATCGCCAATTACTTCATTTCTTCGCGGATCTTTGACCATCCATTGCAGATCACCACCACCATCGGCACCGGTCAGGCCGCGTTCTCGTTGGCGACCGCTCGCGACAACAAGGAACTGGCCTCGATCATCGACAAAGCTCTGCTGAGCATTGCCCCGGAAGAGCTGGGTGTGATCAATGGCCGGTGGCGCGGTTACGCCACCGCCTCCCAGAATATCTGGCACAACTACCAGCGTCTGTTCTATCAAATGATCACTGCCGCTTGCATGGTTCTGCTGCTGTTGCTGGCCTGGAATGCTTATATGCGACACCAGATCAAACAACGCCAGGCGGCCGAACGTGCGCTTAACGACCAGTTCGAATTCATGCGCTCGCTGGTCAACGGTACGCCGCATCCGATCTACGTTCGCGACCGCCAGGGCCTGTTGCAAAGCTGCAATGACAGCTACCTCGAAGCGTTCAATGCCAAGCGTGAGGACGTTATCGGCAAAAGCGTCATGCAGGGCACCCTGAGCAACGCTTTCGAGGCACAGGCCTTCCAGGCCGATTATCAGCGCGTCGTCGCAGAAGGCACTCCGCTGGTGCTCGACCGGCCGCTGCATATCGGCAACCGCCGCCTGACGATCTATCACTGGATACTTCCCTATCGCGACTCCAGCGGCGATGTAAAAGGCATCATCGGTGGCTGGATCGACATCAGTGAACGCCGCCAGCTGTTCGAAGACCTTCGCGCGGCCAAGGAGCAGGCGGATGAAGCCAACCGCGCCAAAAGTACGTTTCTGGCCACCATGAGCCATGAAATCCGTACCCCGATGAACGCAGTGATCGGCATGCTCGAACTGACGCTCAGACGCATGGACACACAGCACCCGGATCGTTCGTCGATCGATACGGCCTACCATTCGGCAAAGGATCTGCTGGGCCTGATCGGCGACATTCTCGACATTGCACGGATCGAGTCGGGGCGCCTGAGCCTTTGTCCTGAACGGGTCAATCTGGTCGACATGGTGGCGTCGGTTGCCAGAATCTTCGACGGCCTCGCCCGACAGAAGAATCTTGCCCTGCAAGTCATCGTCAACCCGCCGGACCTGGCGGTCGATGTCGATCTGGACCCGCTGCGCTTCAAGCAGGTGCTGTCCAATCTGGTCAGCAATGCCATCAAGTTCACCGAGCACGGTCACGTCAGAATTACCCTCGATCTCATGAACACGGAGATGCCTGCACGGGCACTGATGCAACTGACCGTACAGGACAGCGGCGTCGGTATCAGTGCGGAAGATCAGCAACGTTTGTTCGAACCTTTCGCCCAAGCGGAAAACAGCCATCAGCAAGCCAGAAGCGGCGCGGGTCTGGGCCTGGTCATCAGTCGCAACCTGTGCGAAATGATGGGCGGTCAGCTGCAATTGAGCAGCCAGCCCGGAATCGGCACTCAGGTCTGCGTTTCGCTGCCGCTGGAAACTCTGCCTGTCCAGGTGAGCGCGACCAGAAACGAAACCGCGCTCAAGACTTCGCTGACGCCTCTGCGGGTGCTTGTGGTCGACGACCACCCGGCCAACCGCCTGTTGATGTGTCAGCAACTGGAATTCCTGGGCCATCACTTCAGCCTCGCCGAGAACGGCCGCAGCGGACTTGAACGGTGGATGGAAGGCGGCTTTGATCTGGTGATTGTCGACTGCAACATGCCATTGATGAACGGTTATGAGCTGACCCGTGCCATTCGCCAGCAGGAGCTGCAGAACCGCTGGTCGCCCTGCACCGTGCTGGGTTTCACGGCCAATGCGCAACCCGAAGAAATACAACGCTGCAAACAGGCCGGCATGGACGACTGCCTGTTCAAACCCTTGAGCCTGAGTCTCCTCAGCCAGTGGGTCGACGGCATCACTCCAGTGTCGCAGCCTGCGGCATTCAACCTGCAAAGCCTTAACCTGTTGACCGGCGGCAACCCGGCACAGGCCCGAAGACTGCTGGTCGAGCTGCTAAAAAGCAGCCGTCTCGACCGACAGGAACTGCTCGCGCTATCGCCGCAACAAGATCGCGGGGCGTTGGCCGTAGTCGCTCACAAAATCAAGGGTGCCGCGCGCATCGCGCAGGCGACGCAGGTGATCGAATGTTGCAATGCCCTTGAACAGGCCTGCGCGCAGGCTTTGCCAACAGATGAGATCGCCCGCCTCTGCGAGGCGAGCAACAGGGCGATGCTCGAACTGGAGCAAGCCTTGCAACAACAATTGGCGTTGTCTGACCAAAGCACAATGAGCTTGCCTTAA
- a CDS encoding HD domain-containing phosphohydrolase, whose translation MPSSLQPDQRRFPLHVHISVMFTFLLLLTGVVLGLFNYRQTTQIILSSSEKLFDRIEQEVRLDMSATYQPIRHLLSLLADNPATRASGLEQRLPLLRPFSQSLTDNPNLASLYLGYANGDFFMVRPLRNAALKTLLSAPETAAYQVWSIEHDPRGEVRSQSLFFDQALTPISRQDNPGDPYDPRDRAWFINARQQTEQITTEPYVFFSTHNVGTTLARRSGEDAVIGADLTLAALSATLHKHVVTPSTEIALFDSDGNAVAYPDSSRLIVDDSTARLAKVADLSPSLNMLLSAEHTGNRLNADGRQWIVARSSIQEGGPKGLQLALLVPEDELLADAYHMRWQGALITLATLLLCLPLGWLISRILVKPLHALVKEADAIRSFDFNFPLARRSPVLEVDQLSVSMARMKDTLASFFRITDSLCAETRFAPLLQRVLFETVQIAQAQAGLIYLREHDGSRMEPYGLVIDGAPQALEAFDIQGQDLQERAGPAWFEQLVSADNVVSNFGFENAGDLQKVLLAMAAPRIHLIGIRLRNRHNETIGLLILLINDSGTPADLEKLRPDRIAFLQAVSGAAAVSIESQRLQARQKQLLDAFIQLLAGAIDAKSPYTGGHCQRVPELTLMLAQAAAASRAPAFSTYQPSEDEWEALHIAAWLHDCGKVTTPEYVVDKATKLETINDRIHEIRTRFEVLKRDAWINYWQALALGGDEATLAEMREQTLCALDADFAFVARCNLGSEAMAEEDLQRLKDLSQRTWLRTLDDRLGVSWEENKRQARTPAPNLPVSEKLLADKPEHLLDRDKNELIPEDNPWGFKLDVPRHKYNRGELYNLSIARGTLTREERYIINHHMVQTIMMLSHLPFPGHLDSIAEIAGGHHEKMDGTGYPKRLKREEMSLPARMMAIADIFEALTAADRPYKKAKSLSEALGIMATMCREAHIDAQLFGLFINDGVYMQYAVRFLDPRQIDTVDTASLLHKAGLSA comes from the coding sequence ATGCCCAGCTCACTGCAACCAGACCAACGCCGCTTTCCGCTGCACGTGCACATCAGTGTGATGTTCACGTTTCTCCTGTTACTTACCGGCGTGGTGCTGGGACTATTCAATTATCGCCAGACGACGCAGATCATCCTGTCGAGCAGCGAGAAACTGTTCGATCGGATCGAGCAGGAAGTGCGCTTGGACATGTCCGCCACCTATCAGCCGATTCGTCACCTGCTGAGCCTGCTGGCAGACAATCCCGCTACCCGGGCTTCGGGGCTTGAACAACGATTGCCGCTGCTCAGGCCGTTCAGCCAGTCACTGACGGACAATCCGAACCTCGCTTCGCTGTATCTGGGTTATGCCAACGGCGATTTCTTCATGGTGCGCCCGCTACGCAACGCGGCCCTGAAAACACTGCTCAGCGCCCCCGAAACGGCGGCGTATCAGGTCTGGAGCATCGAGCATGACCCGCGCGGCGAAGTGCGCTCGCAGTCACTGTTCTTCGATCAGGCATTGACGCCGATCAGCCGGCAGGACAATCCCGGGGATCCCTACGATCCGCGCGACCGCGCCTGGTTCATCAATGCCCGCCAGCAAACCGAACAAATCACCACAGAGCCCTACGTCTTTTTCTCAACCCACAACGTCGGCACTACGTTGGCCCGACGCAGCGGCGAAGACGCGGTCATCGGCGCCGATCTGACGCTGGCAGCCCTGTCTGCCACCTTGCATAAACATGTCGTCACACCGTCCACCGAAATCGCCCTGTTCGATTCCGACGGCAACGCCGTGGCCTACCCCGACAGTAGCCGACTGATAGTCGATGACAGCACCGCACGCCTGGCAAAAGTGGCTGACTTGAGTCCGAGCCTCAATATGCTGCTGTCCGCTGAGCACACCGGCAATCGTCTGAATGCCGATGGCCGGCAATGGATTGTCGCCCGCAGCAGCATTCAGGAAGGCGGTCCGAAAGGTTTGCAGCTGGCATTGCTGGTGCCGGAAGACGAATTGCTGGCCGATGCCTATCACATGCGCTGGCAAGGTGCGCTGATCACCCTCGCCACTTTGCTGTTGTGCCTGCCACTGGGCTGGCTGATCTCACGAATTCTGGTCAAGCCATTGCACGCGCTGGTCAAGGAAGCCGATGCGATTCGCAGTTTCGACTTCAATTTTCCGCTGGCTCGACGCTCGCCGGTGCTGGAAGTCGATCAGTTGAGCGTGTCGATGGCGCGGATGAAAGACACCTTGGCGAGCTTCTTCCGGATCACCGACAGTCTGTGCGCCGAAACCCGATTCGCACCGCTGCTGCAACGGGTGCTGTTTGAAACGGTGCAGATCGCCCAGGCTCAGGCAGGGCTGATTTATCTGCGTGAACACGACGGCAGTCGCATGGAGCCTTACGGTCTGGTAATCGATGGCGCGCCACAAGCACTGGAGGCGTTCGACATTCAGGGCCAGGACCTGCAAGAGCGCGCGGGTCCGGCGTGGTTTGAACAACTGGTCAGCGCCGACAACGTGGTGAGCAACTTTGGTTTCGAAAACGCCGGGGATTTACAGAAAGTGCTGCTGGCAATGGCAGCGCCGAGGATCCATCTCATCGGTATCCGTCTGCGCAACCGCCACAACGAAACCATCGGCCTTTTGATCCTGTTGATCAACGACAGCGGCACCCCGGCCGATCTGGAAAAACTGCGCCCCGACCGTATCGCCTTCTTGCAAGCGGTGTCCGGCGCTGCGGCGGTGAGCATCGAGAGCCAGCGCCTGCAAGCCAGACAGAAGCAATTACTCGATGCCTTCATTCAGTTGCTCGCCGGGGCCATCGACGCCAAGAGCCCGTACACCGGCGGACATTGCCAACGCGTACCGGAACTGACGCTGATGCTCGCTCAAGCGGCGGCAGCGAGTCGGGCGCCCGCCTTCAGCACTTATCAGCCCAGCGAAGACGAATGGGAAGCCTTGCACATTGCCGCGTGGCTGCACGACTGCGGCAAGGTCACGACGCCAGAATACGTAGTCGACAAAGCCACCAAACTGGAAACCATCAACGACCGCATCCACGAGATCCGAACCCGTTTCGAAGTGCTCAAGCGCGATGCCTGGATCAATTACTGGCAGGCGCTGGCCCTGGGTGGAGACGAAGCGACCCTGGCCGAAATGCGTGAGCAGACCTTGTGCGCACTGGACGCAGACTTTGCCTTTGTCGCCCGTTGCAACCTGGGCAGCGAAGCGATGGCCGAGGAAGATTTGCAGCGTCTGAAGGATCTGTCCCAACGCACCTGGCTGCGCACGCTGGACGACCGCTTGGGCGTGTCGTGGGAAGAAAACAAGCGTCAGGCCCGAACCCCTGCGCCAAACTTGCCGGTCAGTGAAAAGCTGCTGGCGGACAAGCCTGAACATTTGCTCGATCGCGATAAAAACGAGTTGATCCCCGAAGACAATCCGTGGGGCTTCAAGCTGGATGTGCCGCGCCACAAATACAATCGCGGCGAGTTGTACAACCTGAGCATCGCCCGCGGCACACTGACCCGCGAAGAGCGCTACATCATCAATCACCACATGGTGCAGACGATCATGATGCTCAGTCACCTGCCCTTCCCCGGCCACCTCGACAGCATTGCCGAAATCGCTGGTGGACATCATGAAAAAATGGACGGCACCGGCTACCCGAAACGCCTGAAGCGCGAAGAAATGAGCCTGCCGGCACGGATGATGGCGATCGCCGATATTTTTGAGGCGCTGACCGCTGCCGATCGCCCGTACAAGAAAGCCAAGTCATTGAGCGAGGCATTGGGAATCATGGCGACCATGTGCCGCGAGGCACATATTGATGCGCAGCTGTTTGGCTTGTTCATCAATGACGGCGTGTACATGCAGTACGCCGTGCGTTTTCTCGATCCACGGCAGATCGATACGGTGGATACGGCCAGCCTGTTGCACAAGGCTGGCCTGAGCGCATGA
- a CDS encoding GAF domain-containing protein encodes MIDLQQSGQGLEGYGMLAAQLESLLADERDFIANAAQFSAFLFNQLDDLNWAGFYLNRNEELVLGPFQGQIACVRIPFGRGVCGAAAASLQTQRVEDVHAFPGHIACDSASNSELVVPLVKDGRLIGVLDLDSPKLARFGVHDQAGIEHLAAIFLRLTDC; translated from the coding sequence ATGATTGATTTGCAACAAAGCGGCCAGGGCCTCGAAGGCTATGGCATGTTGGCTGCACAACTGGAATCGCTGTTGGCGGATGAGCGCGATTTTATCGCCAACGCCGCGCAGTTTTCGGCGTTTCTGTTCAACCAGCTCGATGACCTGAACTGGGCCGGTTTCTACCTGAACCGCAACGAAGAACTGGTGCTTGGCCCGTTCCAGGGCCAGATTGCTTGCGTACGCATTCCGTTTGGGCGCGGCGTGTGTGGCGCGGCGGCGGCCAGCCTGCAGACACAGCGGGTTGAAGATGTGCACGCGTTTCCCGGCCATATCGCCTGTGACAGCGCTTCGAACAGCGAACTGGTGGTGCCGTTGGTCAAGGACGGTCGCCTGATCGGTGTTCTGGACCTCGACAGCCCGAAACTCGCTCGTTTCGGTGTGCACGACCAAGCCGGCATCGAGCACCTGGCGGCGATCTTCCTGCGACTGACCGACTGCTGA
- a CDS encoding ATP-binding protein yields MDSRLNAFLERAESVLARIEPLLPAPRPVIDWGTCLAARWQRDGRSGYLLPLEVSLDMRLSDLIGVDRQLEQLGRNTQQFLDGMPANHALLWGSRGTGKSSLVRALLAEHAAAGLRLIEIERDHLADLPRVVEQIGKLPQRFVLFCDDLSFESGEGDYRVLKSVLDGSLEQAPDNVLLYATSNRRHLVPEKESDNENWKRVDGELHPSEAVEDKIALSDRFGLWLSFYPFTQEHFLNVVEHWVGQLAAKAGLSWQRDEELDILAVRWATGRGNRNGRCAYQFARYWVGLKLLEHKP; encoded by the coding sequence GTGGATTCCCGATTGAATGCTTTTCTTGAACGCGCCGAGTCGGTTCTGGCGCGGATCGAACCGTTGTTGCCGGCACCACGGCCGGTGATCGACTGGGGCACTTGTCTGGCCGCGCGCTGGCAACGCGACGGCCGCAGCGGCTATCTGCTGCCGCTGGAAGTCAGCCTCGACATGCGCCTGTCCGACCTGATCGGTGTTGATCGTCAGCTCGAACAACTGGGGCGCAACACCCAACAATTTCTTGATGGCATGCCGGCCAACCACGCGTTGCTCTGGGGCTCGCGCGGTACTGGCAAGTCTTCGCTGGTGCGGGCTTTGCTGGCGGAACACGCCGCTGCCGGCCTGCGCCTGATCGAGATCGAACGCGATCATCTGGCGGATCTGCCGCGGGTGGTCGAGCAGATCGGCAAACTGCCGCAACGCTTTGTGCTGTTTTGCGATGACTTGTCGTTCGAATCCGGTGAGGGCGATTACCGCGTACTCAAAAGCGTGCTCGACGGCTCGCTGGAACAGGCGCCGGACAACGTCTTGCTGTACGCCACTTCCAACCGTCGTCACCTGGTGCCGGAGAAGGAAAGCGACAACGAAAACTGGAAACGCGTCGACGGCGAACTGCACCCCAGCGAAGCGGTGGAAGACAAGATCGCGCTGTCGGACCGTTTTGGTCTTTGGTTGTCGTTTTATCCGTTTACTCAAGAACACTTCCTCAACGTCGTCGAACACTGGGTCGGCCAACTGGCCGCCAAGGCCGGTCTGAGCTGGCAGCGCGACGAAGAGCTGGACATCCTCGCCGTGCGTTGGGCCACCGGCCGCGGTAATCGCAACGGACGTTGCGCATACCAATTCGCCCGTTACTGGGTGGGACTGAAATTGTTGGAGCACAAGCCATGA
- a CDS encoding response regulator: MDIKFTHRLSYKQARLTVLVGFILGTLLSLLQIGIDYASEDASINREIMSLLEISHNPASRIAYNIDAELAQELTLGLLRSPAIISAQLTDNNNTVLASVKRPELQSSYRMISDFLFGAKRQFEDRLYLDHLPNESLGVLSLEVDTYAFGSRFLRRAEITLLNGFARSLILTGLLLALFYVMLTKPLVRVIRELSGRDPRNAEATTLECPAGHANDEIGVLVKVANQQFENIATEIQQRRNAENRLTDYLGQLETIVSARTAELKAINARLSQSNAELEVARSTALEMAEARSAFLANMSHEIRTPLNGLLGMIALSLDGPLNAEQQQQLSIAHDSGKVLVELLNDILDLSKFDAGQLELEHIPFDLGSLIEDTANLLSQNAAPSVELTCLIDPHFPALVLGDPTRVRQIVSNLLSNALKFTRFGRVDVRLSAYQDGVRIEVCDTGIGIAQEAQVKIFQPFTQAGAGITRQYGGTGLGLALTYNLCEAMRGRLTISSETGFGSQFCAELPLPCHTRALAPAPLRGKILAITPASSGLAELLQSLLPVWGLEYAQRTIDDSLLGVTPDVVITDCPECLFGLRPTLGTPILLVTAYGSFLPSEEATALAPLQQQARPLARNALYQNLRRTLQPDLATISDAQLETSPSIQRGRVLLVEDNPVNQLVAKGMLGKLGCDVIVAAHGAEALDQLEYHAFDLVLMDCNMPVMDGYEASRQIRQSGRWPDLPIVALTANAMSEERERCRAAGMSDYLAKPFRREELAALLDQWIPTKTAP; the protein is encoded by the coding sequence ATGGATATCAAATTCACCCACCGGCTGTCGTACAAACAAGCCAGGCTTACTGTGCTGGTCGGGTTCATTCTGGGCACGCTGCTCAGCCTGCTGCAAATCGGCATCGATTATGCCAGCGAAGACGCCTCCATCAACCGTGAAATCATGTCTTTGCTGGAAATCAGCCACAACCCGGCATCACGTATCGCCTACAACATCGATGCCGAACTGGCTCAGGAACTCACCCTGGGCCTGTTGCGTTCACCGGCAATCATTTCGGCGCAGTTGACCGACAACAACAATACCGTGCTGGCCAGCGTCAAACGCCCTGAGCTGCAAAGCAGCTATCGAATGATCAGTGACTTCCTGTTCGGTGCCAAACGCCAGTTCGAAGATCGCCTGTATCTGGACCATCTACCCAACGAATCGCTGGGTGTCTTGAGCCTGGAAGTGGACACCTATGCCTTCGGCAGCCGCTTCCTGCGCCGGGCCGAGATCACCCTGCTCAACGGGTTCGCCCGCAGCCTCATCCTCACCGGGCTCCTGTTGGCGCTGTTCTACGTGATGCTCACCAAACCGCTGGTGCGGGTGATTCGCGAACTCAGCGGGCGCGATCCGCGCAACGCCGAAGCGACCACGCTGGAGTGTCCGGCCGGACACGCCAACGATGAAATCGGCGTACTGGTCAAAGTCGCCAATCAGCAATTCGAGAACATCGCCACCGAGATCCAGCAGCGGCGCAACGCGGAAAACCGTCTGACCGACTACCTCGGCCAACTGGAAACCATCGTTTCGGCGCGAACTGCCGAACTCAAGGCCATCAACGCGCGGCTCAGCCAGTCCAATGCGGAACTCGAAGTCGCCCGCAGCACGGCGCTGGAAATGGCCGAAGCCCGCTCGGCGTTCCTCGCCAACATGAGCCATGAAATCCGCACGCCGCTCAACGGCCTGCTGGGGATGATTGCGTTGTCGCTCGACGGGCCACTGAACGCCGAGCAGCAGCAACAACTGTCGATCGCCCACGACTCGGGAAAAGTGCTGGTGGAGTTGCTCAACGATATTCTCGACCTGTCGAAGTTCGATGCCGGGCAACTGGAGCTTGAACACATTCCGTTCGATCTCGGCTCATTGATCGAAGACACCGCCAACCTGCTCTCGCAAAACGCGGCGCCGAGCGTCGAGCTGACCTGCCTGATCGATCCGCATTTTCCGGCGCTGGTACTGGGGGATCCGACCCGGGTCCGACAGATCGTCAGCAACCTGTTGTCCAACGCGCTGAAATTCACTCGCTTCGGTCGGGTCGATGTGCGCTTGTCGGCCTACCAGGATGGCGTGCGTATCGAAGTCTGCGACACCGGTATCGGCATCGCCCAGGAAGCCCAGGTGAAAATCTTCCAGCCGTTCACTCAGGCGGGCGCAGGTATCACCCGTCAGTATGGCGGCACAGGTCTGGGGCTGGCGCTGACGTACAACCTCTGTGAAGCGATGCGGGGGCGCCTGACCATCAGTTCCGAGACCGGTTTCGGCAGTCAGTTCTGCGCCGAACTGCCACTGCCCTGCCATACCCGCGCGCTGGCTCCGGCGCCGCTGCGTGGCAAAATACTCGCCATCACCCCGGCCAGCAGTGGCCTCGCCGAGCTGTTGCAAAGTCTGCTGCCGGTCTGGGGGCTTGAATATGCACAACGCACCATCGACGACTCGCTGCTGGGTGTGACGCCGGACGTTGTGATTACCGATTGTCCGGAGTGTCTGTTCGGGCTGCGTCCTACACTCGGCACGCCCATTCTGCTGGTGACGGCCTATGGCAGTTTTCTGCCCAGCGAAGAGGCGACAGCCCTCGCCCCACTGCAACAGCAGGCACGACCGCTGGCGCGTAACGCGCTCTACCAGAACCTGCGACGGACCCTGCAACCGGACCTGGCCACTATCAGCGACGCACAGCTGGAAACTTCGCCATCCATACAACGCGGTCGGGTGCTGCTGGTCGAAGACAACCCGGTCAATCAACTGGTCGCCAAAGGCATGCTCGGCAAACTCGGCTGTGATGTCATCGTCGCCGCCCATGGCGCCGAAGCACTGGATCAGTTGGAATATCACGCCTTCGATCTGGTGCTGATGGACTGCAACATGCCGGTCATGGATGGCTACGAGGCGAGCCGACAGATCCGCCAGAGCGGGCGATGGCCGGACCTGCCAATCGTTGCCCTGACGGCCAATGCCATGTCTGAAGAACGCGAACGCTGCAGGGCCGCGGGCATGAGCGACTATCTGGCCAAGCCGTTTCGCCGAGAAGAACTGGCGGCGTTGCTGGATCAGTGGATTCCTACTAAGACAGCGCCTTGA